A window from Flavobacterium sp. 83 encodes these proteins:
- a CDS encoding peroxiredoxin, whose translation MSLVGKKFPSISVDAISEMGDNLKINIFEEATKNNKKVLLFWYPKDFTFVCPTELHAFQAALPEFEKRNTIVIGASCDTNEVHFAWLNTPKNNGGIEGVTYPILADTNRNLSNILGILDIEETGYSEETDSIIIEGSNVTYRATYLIDETGKIFHESVNDMPLGRNVNEYLRMVDAYTHIQEKGEVCPANWEAGKEAMSADRKSTAEYLSAN comes from the coding sequence ATGTCATTAGTAGGAAAAAAATTCCCAAGTATTTCAGTTGACGCAATTTCAGAAATGGGTGATAATTTAAAAATCAACATCTTCGAAGAAGCAACAAAAAACAATAAAAAAGTACTTTTGTTTTGGTACCCGAAAGATTTCACATTCGTTTGTCCAACTGAATTACACGCTTTTCAAGCAGCTTTACCAGAATTCGAAAAAAGAAATACAATAGTTATAGGTGCATCTTGCGATACTAATGAAGTACATTTTGCATGGTTAAACACTCCAAAAAACAATGGCGGAATCGAAGGCGTTACGTATCCAATTCTTGCTGATACTAATAGAAACTTATCTAATATTTTAGGAATTTTAGACATTGAAGAAACGGGTTATAGTGAAGAAACGGATTCTATCATTATTGAAGGATCTAATGTAACGTATAGAGCTACTTACCTTATCGATGAAACTGGTAAAATTTTCCACGAAAGTGTAAACGATATGCCATTAGGTCGTAATGTAAATGAATATTTACGTATGGTTGATGCGTATACACACATCCAAGAAAAAGGGGAAGTTTGTCCTGCAAACTGGGAAGCTGGAAAAGAAGCAATGAGCGCTGACAGAAAAAGTACTGCAGAATACTTAAGCGCAAACTAA
- a CDS encoding glycoside hydrolase family 3 protein — protein sequence MTLEQKIGQFFFPAVFINDTEENILATERLIKEHNIGGLTFFHSRASAATNYETKKKIVLNDNSFQRLKELIVRYQKCATTPLLMSIDAEWGLAMRVEKTPQYPYAITLGALPNSEKNLVYEVGKQIGLDLKSVGIHYNLAPLADVNNNPNNPVIGYRSFGENKEKVADFALEYLKGMNEVGILGCLKHFPGHGNTNVDSHLGLPVLEETLEELLANELVPFIKGIENNVDSIMIGHLAVPALNDGKNTSATLSKSIIETLLRKKLGYDGLVISDALNMHSVSKLYEKKGQLEWEAFNAGNDVLCFAENVSEGIEEILKNATPERIEASFNRLWKCKQKVGIVDAEPLLPNLSKSNFDFETTSVLNRKIAQNCITKIKDNHNTMTVFDAKNREDLAKISFYKNADNSFFKRLSAALPSPEFCYETGSDLTLYELEKSLNRFDTLIISLFVPKAKPLHNFEIEDSVLQFLDNVFQNKKCVLYLFGNPYALQVIPNLKNASGIVQMYQDFTEFQEIAAVQLLENKECKGTLPVEVNFS from the coding sequence ATGACATTAGAACAAAAAATAGGGCAATTTTTCTTCCCTGCCGTTTTCATTAATGATACCGAAGAAAACATTCTGGCAACCGAACGATTAATCAAAGAACACAATATAGGCGGATTGACTTTTTTTCATAGCAGAGCCAGTGCCGCAACCAATTATGAAACTAAGAAAAAAATAGTTTTAAATGATAATAGCTTTCAGCGTTTGAAGGAACTTATCGTCAGGTATCAAAAATGTGCTACTACTCCATTATTGATGAGTATTGATGCTGAATGGGGATTAGCCATGCGCGTAGAGAAAACACCTCAATATCCATATGCCATTACTCTTGGCGCTCTACCAAATAGTGAAAAAAATTTGGTTTACGAAGTGGGGAAACAAATAGGTTTGGACTTAAAATCAGTTGGAATCCATTATAATTTAGCGCCATTGGCGGATGTCAATAATAATCCGAATAATCCTGTAATTGGGTACCGTTCTTTTGGTGAAAATAAAGAAAAAGTAGCTGATTTCGCCCTCGAATACCTCAAAGGAATGAATGAGGTTGGCATTTTAGGTTGTCTCAAACATTTTCCTGGCCACGGAAATACGAATGTCGATTCGCATTTGGGATTACCCGTTTTAGAAGAAACATTGGAAGAATTACTAGCCAATGAATTAGTTCCTTTTATAAAAGGTATAGAAAACAATGTCGATTCCATTATGATTGGTCATTTGGCAGTTCCCGCTCTAAATGACGGAAAAAACACATCGGCAACGTTATCCAAATCAATAATTGAAACGCTTTTGCGAAAGAAATTAGGATATGACGGTCTGGTGATTTCGGATGCGTTGAATATGCATAGCGTCTCGAAATTATACGAGAAAAAAGGGCAATTGGAATGGGAAGCTTTTAATGCAGGAAATGATGTTTTGTGTTTTGCAGAAAATGTATCAGAAGGAATTGAGGAAATCCTAAAAAACGCAACTCCGGAGCGAATTGAAGCCAGTTTTAACCGATTGTGGAAATGCAAACAAAAAGTGGGAATTGTCGATGCAGAACCCCTTTTACCCAACCTTAGCAAAAGTAATTTTGATTTTGAAACTACGTCCGTTTTAAATAGGAAAATTGCTCAAAACTGCATTACAAAAATAAAAGACAATCACAATACCATGACGGTTTTTGATGCTAAAAACAGAGAAGATCTCGCTAAAATTAGCTTTTATAAGAACGCCGATAATTCATTTTTCAAGCGCTTATCTGCTGCTTTACCTTCTCCTGAGTTTTGTTATGAAACGGGAAGTGATTTGACATTATATGAATTGGAAAAATCATTAAACCGTTTTGATACGCTTATTATTTCTTTGTTTGTGCCAAAGGCGAAACCTTTACATAATTTTGAAATTGAGGATTCAGTACTTCAGTTTTTGGATAATGTATTCCAAAACAAAAAATGTGTTTTGTATCTTTTTGGGAATCCTTATGCACTTCAAGTTATACCAAATTTAAAAAACGCTTCAGGAATAGTTCAAATGTATCAAGATTTTACAGAATTTCAAGAAATCGCTGCAGTGCAACTTTTAGAAAACAAAGAATGCAAAGGAACTCTTCCAGTAGAGGTTAACTTTTCGTAA
- a CDS encoding MFS transporter produces the protein MRKDNSPWYWIPLLNFASGFPYAIIISVSVIMYKSLGVSNEDIGVYTSLLYLPWVIKPLWSPFIDLYSTKRKWFLTMQLVIAITFLIVGLSIPMSNFFVLSLAIFWVAAFASASNDVASDGFYMLALAKEQQSFFLGIRSTFYRLSMLTANGLIVILGGFLEQKYGDKSKAWSYTMIIVALIMVFLTIYNFLTTPKVEEAKVTGETKNKQSFGVVFKTFFQKKQIGLVLAFILLFRLGESQLLKMLTPFLIDEKIKGGMGLATEDVGIIYGTFGVAALVIGGILGGVAISKGGLGKWMLPMFLAMHLPIIGFILLSHFHPESIFYVYATVIAEQFGYGFGFAAFMMYLIYIADGESKTSHYSIATGFMALGMMLPGMLSGFIQEYLGYGNFFIWVFCATIPGLILSRFLIFPSDFGKKSEQV, from the coding sequence ATGAGAAAAGACAACAGCCCTTGGTATTGGATTCCATTATTAAATTTCGCATCGGGATTTCCGTATGCCATCATAATCTCTGTATCTGTGATTATGTACAAAAGTTTAGGTGTCAGCAATGAAGACATCGGAGTGTACACCAGTTTGTTGTATTTGCCGTGGGTTATTAAACCATTATGGAGCCCATTTATAGATTTATATTCAACTAAAAGAAAGTGGTTTCTGACGATGCAACTGGTTATTGCAATAACGTTTTTGATTGTAGGACTAAGCATCCCAATGAGTAATTTTTTCGTCCTAAGTCTGGCTATTTTTTGGGTTGCAGCTTTTGCATCGGCTTCAAATGACGTTGCTAGCGACGGCTTTTATATGTTGGCTTTAGCCAAAGAACAACAATCTTTTTTTCTAGGAATTCGAAGCACTTTTTATAGACTTTCTATGCTTACTGCCAATGGATTAATCGTTATTCTAGGTGGTTTTCTGGAACAGAAATATGGAGACAAAAGCAAAGCTTGGTCGTACACGATGATAATTGTAGCTTTGATTATGGTTTTTCTAACCATCTACAACTTTCTTACCACTCCAAAAGTAGAAGAAGCTAAAGTTACTGGTGAAACTAAAAATAAGCAGAGTTTTGGGGTTGTTTTTAAAACCTTTTTTCAGAAGAAACAAATCGGACTTGTATTAGCCTTTATATTGCTTTTCAGATTAGGAGAATCCCAATTATTAAAAATGCTAACACCCTTTTTAATTGATGAAAAAATTAAAGGAGGTATGGGATTAGCCACCGAAGACGTAGGAATCATTTATGGGACCTTTGGTGTCGCAGCATTGGTAATAGGAGGAATTCTTGGCGGAGTAGCCATTTCCAAAGGAGGGCTAGGCAAATGGATGTTACCCATGTTTCTGGCCATGCACTTACCCATAATAGGATTCATTTTACTTTCCCATTTTCATCCTGAATCTATTTTCTATGTTTATGCGACTGTAATTGCAGAACAATTTGGCTACGGTTTTGGTTTCGCTGCCTTCATGATGTATTTAATTTATATTGCCGATGGTGAATCAAAAACATCCCACTATTCCATCGCAACCGGATTTATGGCTTTAGGAATGATGCTGCCAGGAATGTTAAGCGGATTTATTCAAGAATATTTGGGCTATGGAAATTTCTTTATTTGGGTATTTTGCGCCACAATACCAGGATTAATACTTTCCCGATTTTTAATTTTCCCTTCCGATTTTGGAAAAAAATCAGAGCAAGTATAG
- a CDS encoding glycoside hydrolase family 10 protein has translation MKKCKLVIILISFFLLSFSNVKAQMIATNPKNEFRAVWIATVVNIDWPKSSTDNVNKQKADFIEILDNYKKLNYNAVIVQIRSVGDAFYPTELAPWSRFLTGKEGQAPKPYFDTLAWMINETHARGFEFHAWLNPYRATMDLNTAILSPKHDFYQHPDWMIKYGGKYYYNPALPEVQDHLLKVVNEVVKNYDIDAIHFDDYFYPYKVKGDYFNDTAAFVKYGNNLSLEDWRRSNVNNFVKNVSISIKNIKPWVQFGISPFGVWRNKSMDPKGSETEAGQTNYDDLFADPIAWMQNKWIDYLVPQLYWSMDHPKASYSKLLRWWSENSTNTAIYIGNGTYKINTDSDKRWNNPNEIPNQIDITRSYKNIQGNAFFSAKSFLNRNQTVTQLLLENQYKYPALPNVVPNSIRKVVDVPTVNTIVKNAVSSSFNVKSPLNSKIRYVMVYGSNATTKIDINDPSQIIEKIPFQEKSNAVEVIIPTCKLDKNSSCAITFIDFYGNESEPTLVNFTL, from the coding sequence ATGAAAAAATGCAAGCTTGTCATAATACTTATTTCGTTCTTTTTACTTTCGTTTTCGAATGTAAAAGCACAAATGATAGCTACAAATCCTAAAAATGAATTTAGAGCAGTTTGGATAGCAACTGTTGTTAATATTGACTGGCCAAAAAGCAGCACGGACAATGTTAACAAACAAAAAGCTGATTTTATTGAAATTTTAGACAACTATAAAAAACTAAATTATAACGCCGTTATCGTTCAGATTCGAAGTGTTGGTGATGCCTTTTATCCTACTGAATTAGCTCCTTGGTCTCGATTTTTGACCGGAAAAGAAGGACAGGCGCCAAAACCATATTTCGACACATTAGCATGGATGATAAACGAAACGCATGCCAGAGGCTTTGAATTTCATGCTTGGCTAAACCCCTATCGTGCCACGATGGATTTAAACACAGCAATCTTAAGTCCTAAACATGATTTTTACCAACATCCCGATTGGATGATTAAATATGGCGGTAAATATTATTACAATCCAGCGCTTCCAGAAGTTCAAGACCATCTATTGAAAGTAGTAAATGAAGTGGTTAAAAACTATGACATTGATGCCATTCATTTTGATGATTATTTCTATCCATACAAAGTAAAAGGAGACTATTTCAATGACACTGCAGCTTTTGTAAAATATGGAAACAACTTAAGCTTAGAAGATTGGAGGCGATCTAATGTGAATAATTTTGTCAAAAATGTTTCCATTTCCATCAAAAACATAAAACCTTGGGTACAATTTGGTATCAGCCCGTTTGGAGTTTGGAGAAATAAATCAATGGATCCAAAAGGCTCAGAAACGGAAGCGGGACAAACAAATTATGATGATTTATTTGCCGATCCAATAGCGTGGATGCAAAACAAATGGATTGATTACCTTGTTCCTCAATTGTATTGGAGCATGGATCATCCTAAAGCTTCGTATTCAAAACTATTGCGTTGGTGGTCCGAAAACTCGACTAATACGGCAATTTACATTGGAAACGGAACTTATAAAATAAATACTGATTCTGATAAAAGATGGAATAATCCAAATGAAATTCCAAATCAAATTGACATTACCCGTAGTTATAAAAACATTCAGGGAAATGCTTTTTTTAGTGCCAAATCCTTTTTAAACAGAAATCAAACCGTAACGCAACTACTGTTAGAAAATCAATATAAATACCCTGCGCTTCCTAATGTTGTACCTAATTCCATTAGAAAAGTAGTTGATGTACCAACAGTCAATACCATCGTAAAAAATGCAGTTTCTTCTAGCTTCAATGTAAAATCCCCTTTGAACAGCAAAATTCGCTATGTCATGGTATATGGATCAAATGCAACTACTAAAATTGATATTAATGATCCAAGTCAAATCATTGAAAAAATACCGTTTCAAGAAAAAAGTAATGCTGTCGAAGTAATTATACCCACTTGCAAACTAGATAAAAATAGCTCCTGCGCCATTACATTCATAGATTTTTATGGTAATGAAAGTGAGCCAACTTTAGTGAACTTTACACTATAA